GAAGCGATTCGTAATGCAGTCAGTGTCGAATGGAGTGAGTTTTAAAGAGCGATTTGTACGAAGATCAAAGTGATCAGGAAATTGATCTGTTTAGGTTGTAATGTTCCGAGTGCATGCACCATCTACAAGACCCTTATTGTTGGATATTTTCGCCAATAGTGTCTCATCAGCGCATTATCTTACGGGACAACCGATAAAGTTTAAGAGCGTTTGCAAATTTAAGGTGAGTGTGGTGACGTGATCGATTATTTTGATCAGTACTTGGATCGCAAAGTAGTAGCAGGAGCCGTTATGTAAAAATCTGTGTTAAAAGAAACCTAAATGGTGATCCCGCTTCAAATTCCCTTTGGTCACATGTGCTTatcgattttatttcttctttatttatttctttccgattttttttttcttttctaggttGTCTGCGATTCTCTACAAGTGATTATGGTCCCACTACCCGAATGTGCCTCCGGTGAATGGGGCCCTGCGAAGGCAACAAGATTATTCGGCCTTCGACCCATATCCCATATAGACGCGATTATTAACGCTGGTCGAAGCGTTGAAATTAGATTCAAGTACGTTGATAaattatcgatcgatcgatcggcTATATAGCTGAAGTTCCGTAATTATAAAAATCTTTACACAGGATGACGAAACGCCTATGTGAAGTCGTTTCTGCGCTGCATCGTAATCGTACTGACGATAGAGTATTGCAAAATTGTTGTCGCACAATACTAAAAGGAGATCAGGTGAGCTGTTCGCTTCAATTATTTCGCGAACtggtgcatttttttctatttacagttgaaactttttaaaactaGCACAACCTTAGGCAAGCTTATCAATTCAtcacaattacaattacattatccttattttaagtctctgttgatttttttgtttccatctCAAATTGTTCAACTTTTCTTGTGATTTTATTCACAGATTCTCAAAGTTTGCGCCTGTCCAAAAGAATTATTGGCTATGCCGGTAGTATATGGTCGGTTCAAtatgacatgaagcatggtgctgttgcgtaagcggttgcgtttgAAGCGCCCCtgaggagcgtagcggttggaatcggaCCATCAGCTGCAACAATGAATGGTCGTGGAAGGGGTCGAtcactcgattctaaccgctccACCGgtccaccgcaccacttcgagcgcaaccgcctacggaactgcaccgtgcttcatgtcgtgttgactctactatatgttACTTACTACGCACATCTTGCGGCTACTCCTTGTATAAATAATTGTCTTTCCTTTATTattctctttctatttcttttttcttattaaagcGTTGCATTGTGAACTGTTATGGTCtaataaatcaaatttgattAAGGAAAGGTTGCTTCTCAGGTGGGGCCCAAAACGTTTTGgtacaactttttttgttgaaggatATTGAGAGGCCAAGGCTTTGATTGCTTCGGTgtcatttttgcttcttttttgttgcagtTATGATGTGCGTTAAGAAATAAGTTAATTTATGTCGAAGCCTTTTGATTCGTTCGATAACAGGAAACGTTTCCGTTGTGTTCCCGATGGATTGAGGctattattccttttttactttattgttTCTAAACGTTTAGCGAGTGCTCTCCAATTTTACATTCGTagccattcttttttttatcacttcaGGTATCGATCTTCATCGATTTTCCCGAAGAAGGTCAGTACGGTTTGGATATCTATACTCGCCAGGATGACCAACTTGTGAATGGCCGACAATTACTAACCCATTGTTGCAAATATCTTATccattccagaaattgttAACTACAACAACTACTAATTAATAAGTGATAGTTGACTCTTGTTGTGAGACCTGTTCACTTGTGTTGTGGCGCAGACATACGGGACctttcttgttgtttgtttgtttttttttatattgcaAGTTATAAGTgatattcatttatattccAAGAAGATAACGTTCCATAGTGAATAGTACTCTCTGAAAGAAATTCATATATCCTTGCCGATTGTCTTCCACACAATTTATTTACCACTTCGGTTTGAAGCATGAGTAAGGGGCGTGGCTTCCACTCGTCTCATTGGTTGACGTGTGGGTACAAACCATTCCTGAGTGCATTCTCACCAGTCCTTTCTAGTAAGCGCATAAATGGATtagttttctaaaattattctCAAAATAGATTTGGATGATTGTACATACAGAATTATACAAATATGTAAATGCATTAACCATAATACTCGGTGTTTCTTGTCATCTTCCTAACATTTACGGTTCCTGTCACTACATTATCGATTAGTATGTTGATTTTAACAAAGTGACTTGAACTTTGATCTATGGTCTACTGATTTCATAACTTATGCAGCttaaaaatctattttaatGTTTACTTATTACAAGAGGGCTTTGTAGTTGTATAGGCTATCTTTTTTTCCCGTTAAATTCATTCCCCTCGAATAGTGTTCAGATAAAAATTCACTGATTTCTCATTGTATAAACATTGTATTGTAGCTGGGATAACTTGGAAATATTCGATTTTCGTAGTTTTCGTCGTTTTATTGTGTCGTTGATAGTGCTCCTTATCCTCTGAGGAATTCAGAGCACAAATTGTTCTCCATGAAAATGTTAGTCGTTTACGTCCATAGCCGGTCGCTTGGGTTCGCCGCCCTGCTCGGTCATTTGCTGTTAGCGAGGTACGTTTAACaaataatattgaaatttCGCTTTCCTCTCTATTTCTGTGAAATCTGGCCCTAGACCGTCTCATACTGCTTAGTGTTTGATGAATACGCGTTGCTGGTGCAGTGGTGACACATAACTATTGATTGGTTTCTTGCAGATACCGTTAAGTTGTAAAATAAGCATACTTACTGCTAAGTTAGTTAGAAACAACTTTGTCACAGTTTCTCATTCGTGACACCtacattatttctttcttatgtACCCAAATTAATTTGTGCTACAACACAAATTATGGTTGTCGATCCTGCTGAGATCCTCGTTAGGGCAACAAAAATCTTTATTAGAAAAGCTCCTACATATGCTTAAAAGGATAGCGggatttatttcactttttctcactCTGCAACAGTCGAAAAATCAGACAAATGATTATTTTCAAGAGAATAAATCTGGTTACTTACCGTGGTGCTACGTGAGGTGTAGGTCTCACTAATGACAGTTTTTGAAACAATCGTTCCGCCAGACATTCTCTCCTTATCGGCTGCCTGAAAAtggatgaaagaaatgaaagagatgaaaggGGACAGATCAAATGACAAAAGTAGTGGCATAGTCCAATACTAAGGGGTTTTCctcataaaacaaaagaaattcattGTTAAGCAGAAAATTTTGCGACTGATTGACAAGAACAGATTCCACTCTTTGGCTAGTAGccaaatttcaaatgatttaATTCAATTTGTGAGTTCTTAACTCACCGCACGAGCTGAAGCAGTAGGTGATGGCTGAAACGTAGAAGTTTTTAGAGCATTTGGACAGTAAAGGCATGCTTGTGTGAAGTTAATCGACTATTTATTCAAAACAATATTGTTGAGTAGTTCAATTCCTTCATCCATACTTACCTGACCACTATTCACTGCTGAATTTTGTGCGGATGAGTTTGCTTTTTCTAGTGATACTGAAAAAGTGTACTAgagaattattattaaaacaaGTGGATCACTACTTCCACTCCGGCTTCTGTCAGGGCAAATGTAACATTTAGGAGTCAGGTTGCTTCCGCTCGAAATAAGAACGCAGGGCCTTACTCACTATAGTTCTTTTGAGAAAGCCACGGTTAATCACAAGTTCACTTCCACTATTAAAACAAGAAAGCGGGGAGATACACAAAAACAGTGATGTTGATGAATATCGATCGACGGATTTACATcgtatcttttcttttccatttttcgacgcatttcaaaaatatcaccACAGTAGAAAGATGCGATCTTAAGACTTTAAAACTTTCTTAAGACCACGTTTGGCGTGGACAAAGATTTTGATTTATGGTGTGAGCGACTTATAAAGTGAAGTGTTTTAGTGTGTTTCTTAGTTTCTGCGCAGTTCAAAGAAgtttttggtgattttaaaCTTTATGCACAACGTTATGCCCAACAATTTATGAGCCAGACTGATGCTTAGAGAATATTCTGCAACGTAGACACGGCCAACTAATGAATACGGAGAAGGAGTGACAAGGAAATGTTGCTCTGAGAAGGTGAACACCTAAGTGGCCATCGTTTGCTAGTAGTCATAGTTAGCTAAGAACTCACCGACGCAAATACGAGGAGGTGGTTGTGTTTGACCCGGGCTTGGCTGAAAAGGAGCAGATACAGTTGAGGTATTTGCATAAAATCACGCGTTTGTAACGTGTCCTCATGAAGCGAGGAACAGATACTTAAAGAAAAGTAGTAATATTTTGAAGTTGTTCATTTAATAAGTGAAGACTAATTGGTTCAGAACTCTAAGCTGTTAATtagattttagtttttatgCTTTTGCTAACTGACagtttgaattgaattgcACTTTTAAGAAAAGCATCTTACCTTGATCGTTTGATATGGAGGTGGTGCTGAAATCGCCATAGGCAGTACAGGGTTAGTGGCTTCCTGaatattgaataaatattgaatattCCTGATTTGAGAGCTTCGTCACAGTGACTGCACCAAccagttctttttccttcttctttttcctagcTTCTTTCATTGCCTCTTTATTCACTTCGACATCTACCATCATTAATTTCGATGGCAAGTTATAGTTGCTGCGATGTTTACTAAAAATTAGCATGCTCCATCtagattttatcattttccaATAGATAGATCGAATATTTTATACACTATTGATTGACGCACAAATTCCAAAACTTGCCATGCAAGTGAtgccttcttcttcttcttgatttcttttttcggttTGTCCTTTGGCTGGATGACAATAGCGGAAGGAGTATCCTTCTGTGATCGTATCAATTGACTACGTATCAATTCTATTATTCAATAACGATTCATAGAACCTTGGACGATGTTTGGATTCCCATGATTAAGCGGACAACATGCGCGATTACCATAAGCAGCACTATGATGAGGGTGACCTAGAATTCTTTATCAAAGCAACAGAGAAACAATATCAGTGACGTCAACGCACATTCTGGTAGAACCGATTCGATTTGTGGTGCGTTGGAATGTGGCGTAAACGATTACGTAGAAA
This is a stretch of genomic DNA from Necator americanus strain Aroian chromosome II, whole genome shotgun sequence. It encodes these proteins:
- a CDS encoding hypothetical protein (NECATOR_CHRII.G4492.T1), whose protein sequence is MDQPEEGSRISPESSNIIKNMPSHISHITVFVSVTLIIVLLMVIAHVVRLIMGIQTSSKKDTPSAIVIQPKDKPKKEIKKKKKASLACKHRSNYNLPSKLMMVDVEVNKEAMKEARKKKKEKELEATNPVLPMAISAPPPYQTIKPSPGQTQPPPRICVVSLEKANSSAQNSAVNSGQPSPTASARAAADKERMSGGTIVSKTVISETYTSRSTTSEKK